One genomic window of Elaeis guineensis isolate ETL-2024a chromosome 2, EG11, whole genome shotgun sequence includes the following:
- the LOC105041143 gene encoding HVA22-like protein f produces the protein MRAIESPSPHDDQQWLTYWVVYSLITLFELSCWKGLQWFPVWPYMKLVFCLWLVLPIFNGAAYIYENYVRRYVKIGGYISSTDPEERKKMVEMMSPAAKNLVVQYIEKHGPEAFARVIKADVKEAKKS, from the exons ATGCGTGCCATTGAGAGCCCTTCTCCGCATGATGACCAACAATGGCTAACATATTGGGTGGTGTATTCGCTAATCACACTTTTCGAACTCTCTTGCTGGAAAGGTCTCCAATG GTTTCCTGTTTGGCCTTACATGAAACTTGTGTTCTGCTTGTGGTTGGTGCTACCGATCTTTAATGGAGCTGCCTACATCTATGAAAATTATGTGCGGAGATATGTTAAGATTGGGGGTTATATAAGCTCAACTGACCCAGAAGAGCGGAAAAAAATGGTGGAGATGATGAGCCCTGCAGCTAAAAATTTGGTGGTGCAATACATTGAAAAACATGGACCAGAAGCTTTTGCGAGGGTCATCAAAGCG GATGTAAAGGAAGCCAAGAAATCCTAG